A DNA window from Ornithodoros turicata isolate Travis chromosome 10, ASM3712646v1, whole genome shotgun sequence contains the following coding sequences:
- the LOC135371212 gene encoding putative uncharacterized protein DDB_G0271606, translated as MRTCVVLLAAALLCVALLQLAEAKKQQQEGREVTKSHHHGGYKKHHHKERRHEGHQGQYHDKGHKGKHGKRSRNEQAPAKDIEPSLSQGEQLDTKTVTEKPREAHQKEQYKKQTKGKKQQQHGSVSQEQGKQFKAKDVKKQDYNKGHKSKGTKEQLPKQRREVKQEKQEEQPTVEDKTSKAPQKEGAKPKVEENVLSASQQDNPPKTEQRCPGSDTQRDQATSSQCQAGTTATGHDQCSQTKVSIGHGCQMACACPETAVCFALNGNSLGVCKTPEPDDLTRGVYLK; from the exons ATGCGGACGTGTGTGGTACTCCTAGCGGCCGCGTTGCTTTGCGTGGCACTGCTACAGCTGGCTGAAGCTAAAAAGCAACAGCAGGAAGGTCGGGAAGTTACAAAGAGCCATCACCACGGGGGATACAAGAAGCACCACCACAAAGAGCGTCGACACGAAGGCCACCAGGGACAGTACCATGACAAGGG CCATAAAGGAAAGCATGGCAAGAGGTCGAGAAATGAGCAAGCACCAGCAAAGGACATTGAACCGAGTCTGTCACAGGGAGAACAGCTCGATACGAAGACTGTCACTGAGAAGCCTCGAGAAGCTCACCAGAAGGAGCAGTACAAGAAACAGACCAAA GGTaaaaagcagcagcagcatggaTCGGTGTCACAGGAACAGGGCAAGCAATTCAAGGCGAAAGACGTGAAGAAGCAAGACTACAACAAGGGACATAAATCGAAAGGGACCAAGGAACAGCTGCCGAAACAACGCAGAGAG GTGAAACAAGAAAAGCAGGAAGAGCAGCCTACAGTTGAAGACAAGACCTCAAAGGCACCTCAGAAGGAGGGTGCTAAACCTAAAGTGGAAGAAAACGTGCTGTCTGCGTCACAACAGGATAACCCTCCCAAGACAGAGCAACGTTGTCCTGGCAGCGATACCCAAAGAGATCAAGCCACCAGCTCCCAGTGCCAAGCAG GAACCACTGCAACCGGTCATGACCAGTGCTCACAAACCAAGGTGTCTATTGGCCACGGGTGTCAAATGGCATGTGCATGCCCAGAAACGGCAGTCTGCTTTGCACTCAATGGAAACTCTCTGGGTGTCTGTAAGACTCCAGAGCCAGACGACCTCACACGAGGTGTCTACCTGAAATGA